In Manis pentadactyla isolate mManPen7 chromosome 3, mManPen7.hap1, whole genome shotgun sequence, a single window of DNA contains:
- the TMEM250 gene encoding transmembrane protein 250 isoform X1 has protein sequence MPVMPIPRRMRSFHGPHTTCLHAACGPARTSRPARTKYNNFDVYVRARWLYGFIRFLLYFSCSLFTAILCGALAALFCLEYLGVRVLLRFQLKLSALLLLLGRRRVDFRLLNALLIHGIRVTVLLVGGLGWCFMVFVDIQLLG, from the exons ATGCCGGTCATGCCCATCCCGCGGCGGATGCGCTCCTTCCACGGTCCGCACACCACCTGCCTGCACGCGGCCTGCGGGCCAGCACGCACCTCCCGCCCGGCGCGCACCAAGTACAACAACTTCGACGTGTACGTGCGGGCGCGCTGGCTCTATGGCTTCATCCGCTTCCTGCTCTACTTCAGCTGCAGCCTGTTCACAGCCATCCTGTGCGGCGCGCTGGCCGCGCTCTTCTGCCTGGAGTACCTGGGAGTGCGCGTCCTGCTGCGCTTCCAGCTCAAGCTGTCCGCGCTGCTGCTCTTGCTGGGCCGTCGGCGCGTCGACTTCCGCCTCCTGAACGCTCTGCTCATCCACGGCATCCGAGTCACCGTGCTGCTGGTCGGCGGCCTGGGCTGGTGCTTCATGGTCTTCGTGGACAT CCAGCTTCTCGGATGA
- the TMEM250 gene encoding transmembrane protein 250 isoform X2, translating into MPVMPIPRRMRSFHGPHTTCLHAACGPARTSRPARTKYNNFDVYVRARWLYGFIRFLLYFSCSLFTAILCGALAALFCLEYLGVRVLLRFQLKLSALLLLLGRRRVDFRLLNALLIHGIRVTVLLVGGLGWCFMVFVDM; encoded by the coding sequence ATGCCGGTCATGCCCATCCCGCGGCGGATGCGCTCCTTCCACGGTCCGCACACCACCTGCCTGCACGCGGCCTGCGGGCCAGCACGCACCTCCCGCCCGGCGCGCACCAAGTACAACAACTTCGACGTGTACGTGCGGGCGCGCTGGCTCTATGGCTTCATCCGCTTCCTGCTCTACTTCAGCTGCAGCCTGTTCACAGCCATCCTGTGCGGCGCGCTGGCCGCGCTCTTCTGCCTGGAGTACCTGGGAGTGCGCGTCCTGCTGCGCTTCCAGCTCAAGCTGTCCGCGCTGCTGCTCTTGCTGGGCCGTCGGCGCGTCGACTTCCGCCTCCTGAACGCTCTGCTCATCCACGGCATCCGAGTCACCGTGCTGCTGGTCGGCGGCCTGGGCTGGTGCTTCATGGTCTTCGTGGACATGTGA